Proteins found in one Prochlorococcus marinus XMU1405 genomic segment:
- the pgl gene encoding 6-phosphogluconolactonase — translation MDEMIEKVKNGYTLNIYKDKLELSTAVFKFIQSHIIHTLKKKDRFKFCVSGGSTPKSVYHLLSNNDLQWDMVDVFLGDERCVDPNSELSNSLMLRNSLLTNFGSKAYFYEIFNDLNADDETTKNQFISKLFEKCGSNPPTFDLTLLGLGDDGHTASLFPYQKNNDLDDFVIFNEGKGLKRISLTPKVLSASSKIVFLVSGASKRIALERLLDEKELPDRTPSKLIKSINQISIFCDQDSAKELEI, via the coding sequence ATGGATGAAATGATTGAAAAGGTCAAAAATGGATACACCTTAAATATTTACAAAGACAAGTTAGAACTATCAACAGCGGTTTTTAAGTTTATTCAAAGCCATATTATTCATACTTTAAAAAAGAAAGATAGATTCAAATTTTGTGTAAGTGGAGGTTCAACTCCTAAATCTGTGTATCATCTCTTATCAAATAATGATCTTCAATGGGATATGGTTGATGTCTTTTTAGGAGATGAAAGATGTGTTGATCCAAATTCAGAATTAAGTAACTCGTTAATGTTGAGAAATTCTTTGCTAACTAATTTTGGATCTAAAGCTTATTTTTATGAAATTTTCAATGATTTAAACGCTGATGATGAAACTACTAAAAATCAATTTATCTCTAAATTATTTGAAAAATGCGGATCAAACCCTCCAACTTTTGATTTAACATTATTAGGTCTTGGAGATGATGGTCATACAGCCTCACTATTCCCTTATCAAAAAAATAATGATTTAGATGATTTTGTTATTTTTAATGAAGGTAAAGGTTTAAAAAGAATTTCATTAACTCCAAAGGTTCTTTCAGCTTCTTCAAAGATAGTATTTTTAGTTAGTGGAGCTTCTAAAAGAATTGCTCTTGAGAGGTTATTAGATGAAAAAGAGCTACCAGATAGAACACCATCAAAATTAATAAAATCTATTAATCAAATTTCAATATTTTGTGATCAGGATTCAGCAAAAGAATTAGAAATTTAG
- a CDS encoding CIA30 family protein: protein MSKKKFLFQKKEFDGWKTLNDTVMGGSSSAFCETSNSGLILKGNIVEKAGGFVSCRSSIYKPSLNVSEYSSFELNIDGQGRTFKFAVACEDDLLGLTEFIPGGLRWIKSFPTKKFGTTNVQIPFSELKPSVRANKVRFPFKFKPSKIKRLQLLHSKFGDDGLLNNEFKQGSIKVLIKSISVI, encoded by the coding sequence ATGAGTAAGAAAAAATTTTTATTCCAGAAAAAGGAGTTCGATGGTTGGAAAACATTAAATGATACTGTTATGGGCGGATCAAGTTCAGCTTTTTGTGAAACTTCAAATTCGGGTTTGATATTAAAGGGTAATATTGTCGAGAAAGCTGGAGGATTTGTTAGTTGTAGATCTTCTATATATAAACCTTCTTTAAATGTATCTGAGTATTCATCCTTTGAATTAAATATTGATGGACAAGGAAGAACTTTTAAATTTGCTGTCGCTTGTGAAGATGATCTACTAGGACTAACCGAATTTATTCCTGGTGGACTTAGATGGATTAAATCATTTCCAACAAAAAAATTCGGGACAACAAATGTTCAAATTCCTTTTAGTGAGTTAAAACCTTCTGTAAGAGCTAATAAAGTACGTTTTCCATTTAAATTCAAGCCATCTAAAATTAAAAGATTGCAACTACTACACTCTAAGTTCGGTGATGATGGATTACTTAATAATGAGTTTAAACAGGGTTCAATAAAAGTTTTAATTAAATCAATAAGTGTTATTTGA
- the ilvD gene encoding dihydroxy-acid dehydratase codes for MNKLRSSAITQGVQRSPNRSMLRAVGFNDEDFNKPIIGVANGYSTITPCNMGLNKLALKAEESIKRSGGMPQMFGTITVSDGISMGTEGMKYSLVSREVIADSIETACNAQSMDGVLAIGGCDKNMPGAMIAIARMNIPSIFIYGGTIKPGKLHGEDLTVVSAFEAVGQLTSGKINEERLIQVEKNCIPGAGSCGGMFTANTMSAVIEVLGLSLPHSSTMAAEDLEKELSADKSAEILVSAIEKDIRPLDLMTKKAFENAISVIMAIGGSTNAVLHILAIANTAGIDININDFERIRQKVPVICDLKPSGKYVTVDLHKAGGIPQVMKILLNAGLIHGDCKNIEGKTISEYLQNIPDKPPTNQNVIRDINDPLYKKGHLAILKGNLASEGSVAKISGVKNPVLTGPAKIFESEEDCLKSILNNDIKAGDVVVIRNEGPVGGPGMREMLAPTSAIVGQGLGEKVALITDGRFSGGTYGLVVGHIAPEAAVGGNIALIKQGDLITVDAVKQLIEVDLSDEELEKRKKDWVKPIQKYKRGILSKYSRIVSTSSLGAVTDL; via the coding sequence ATGAATAAACTCAGATCATCTGCAATAACCCAAGGTGTGCAAAGATCGCCTAACAGATCGATGTTAAGAGCTGTTGGATTTAATGATGAAGATTTTAATAAACCTATTATTGGAGTTGCAAATGGATACAGCACCATCACACCATGCAATATGGGTTTAAATAAGTTAGCTCTAAAAGCTGAAGAGTCTATAAAAAGATCAGGTGGGATGCCTCAGATGTTTGGGACTATAACAGTAAGTGATGGGATTTCTATGGGAACAGAGGGCATGAAATATTCCCTAGTTTCAAGAGAAGTTATTGCTGATTCAATTGAAACAGCATGCAATGCTCAGAGTATGGATGGAGTACTTGCCATAGGTGGATGTGATAAAAATATGCCGGGTGCCATGATTGCGATTGCAAGAATGAATATTCCCTCAATTTTCATTTATGGAGGGACAATAAAGCCTGGGAAATTGCATGGAGAAGATCTTACTGTTGTTAGTGCATTTGAAGCTGTTGGACAATTAACATCAGGCAAAATTAATGAAGAAAGGCTAATCCAAGTTGAGAAAAATTGTATTCCTGGTGCTGGTAGCTGTGGAGGAATGTTTACAGCTAATACAATGTCTGCGGTTATTGAAGTATTAGGGTTAAGTCTTCCTCACAGTTCCACTATGGCTGCTGAAGATCTTGAAAAAGAACTTAGTGCAGATAAAAGTGCTGAGATATTAGTCTCTGCAATAGAAAAAGATATAAGACCTCTAGACCTAATGACTAAGAAAGCATTTGAAAATGCAATATCAGTAATTATGGCAATTGGAGGATCAACAAATGCGGTATTGCACATCTTAGCTATCGCGAATACTGCAGGAATAGATATCAACATTAATGATTTTGAGAGAATCAGACAAAAAGTTCCCGTTATTTGTGACCTTAAACCGAGTGGTAAATATGTGACGGTGGATCTTCATAAGGCAGGTGGGATTCCACAAGTAATGAAAATACTTTTGAATGCAGGGTTAATTCATGGCGATTGCAAAAACATTGAAGGAAAAACCATCTCAGAATACTTACAAAATATTCCAGATAAGCCTCCAACAAATCAAAATGTCATAAGAGACATAAATGACCCTCTTTATAAAAAAGGACATCTAGCGATATTAAAAGGTAACTTAGCGAGCGAAGGTTCTGTAGCCAAAATTAGCGGAGTAAAAAACCCTGTATTAACTGGTCCCGCAAAGATTTTTGAAAGTGAAGAGGATTGTTTAAAATCGATATTAAATAACGATATCAAAGCTGGTGATGTTGTTGTTATTAGAAACGAAGGTCCTGTAGGCGGACCAGGTATGAGAGAGATGTTAGCTCCAACATCTGCAATTGTTGGTCAAGGGCTTGGAGAAAAGGTGGCTTTAATTACCGATGGCAGATTTAGCGGCGGTACCTATGGTCTTGTTGTGGGTCACATAGCTCCAGAGGCTGCTGTAGGAGGAAATATTGCTCTAATAAAACAAGGTGATTTAATTACAGTAGATGCTGTAAAACAACTAATTGAAGTTGATTTATCTGACGAAGAATTAGAAAAAAGAAAAAAAGATTGGGTAAAACCTATTCAAAAATACAAAAGAGGAATTCTTTCAAAATATTCGAGAATCGTAAGCACATCAAGTTTAGGGGCTGTTACTGATTTATAA
- a CDS encoding uracil phosphoribosyltransferase has product MAMSLKVIVPPHPLIKHWLSILREKNTPNILYSTGYEQLGKWLTYEALRNWLPYKKEIINTDNGDADGFFINNDYPIKVLAMLPEGLSLWFGSKEVIPNSTLSLGELPKTIESNEGVIFYSEQITTKSATLETLIKLKELGVDSNRILLITAICSNKGLNEIAKLFPNQVIYTSCIDEEDEKTQLLVPGIGTPLSRLSTIFQDKN; this is encoded by the coding sequence ATGGCAATGTCACTAAAGGTTATTGTTCCTCCTCATCCATTAATAAAACATTGGCTTTCAATATTACGAGAAAAAAATACTCCAAATATTTTGTACTCAACAGGATATGAGCAATTAGGGAAATGGCTTACATATGAAGCATTACGTAATTGGCTGCCATATAAAAAAGAAATAATAAATACTGATAATGGAGACGCAGATGGATTCTTTATTAATAATGATTATCCAATAAAAGTGCTCGCAATGTTGCCCGAAGGATTATCTCTTTGGTTTGGATCTAAAGAAGTAATTCCTAATTCAACACTCTCATTAGGAGAACTTCCTAAAACTATTGAATCAAATGAAGGAGTTATATTTTATTCAGAACAAATAACAACAAAATCAGCAACATTAGAAACTTTAATTAAATTAAAGGAATTAGGTGTTGATTCAAATAGGATTCTTTTAATAACTGCTATTTGCTCAAATAAAGGATTAAATGAAATTGCGAAATTATTCCCTAATCAGGTAATTTACACTTCTTGCATAGATGAGGAAGACGAAAAAACACAATTATTAGTACCGGGTATTGGGACTCCTCTATCGCGTTTAAGTACTATATTTCAAGATAAGAACTAA
- a CDS encoding pentapeptide repeat-containing protein: MIKSIVFPSLKNALITLLFIGILFFNSVNSAWAKRPPEIRNQQDLNLEPDMHGQDLSGNEYVKFDLNGFNFSESNLEGAVFNNSKLQNSKFTGANLRDALAYATDFTDADLSDVNFTNALLMESNFEGAKIDGADFTDAVLSRTQQKQLCAIANGTNSSTGESTEYSLGC; this comes from the coding sequence ATGATTAAATCAATTGTTTTCCCCTCACTAAAGAATGCATTAATTACGTTGTTATTTATTGGGATTTTATTTTTTAATTCTGTAAATTCTGCATGGGCTAAAAGACCTCCTGAGATTAGAAACCAGCAAGACCTTAATTTAGAGCCAGATATGCATGGTCAAGACTTAAGCGGTAACGAATACGTTAAGTTTGATTTGAATGGGTTTAATTTCAGTGAAAGTAATTTAGAAGGGGCGGTGTTCAATAATAGTAAATTGCAAAACTCTAAGTTTACTGGAGCAAATTTAAGAGATGCACTAGCTTATGCAACAGACTTTACAGATGCTGATCTTTCAGATGTTAATTTTACTAATGCTTTATTAATGGAGAGTAATTTTGAAGGCGCAAAAATAGATGGTGCAGATTTTACTGATGCTGTTCTAAGTCGTACACAACAAAAACAATTATGTGCGATTGCTAATGGCACAAATAGTTCTACAGGAGAGAGTACAGAATATAGCTTAGGTTGTTAA
- a CDS encoding GTP-binding protein, giving the protein MKKKIPVIVVSGFLGSGKTTFLRYLLKESKKKFGLIINEFGDVGIDGDLIKSCDKCDESEDDCVIELSNGCLCCTVQDDFVPSIKALLEFNPPIESIIIETSGLALPIPLIQALNWPEIRSSIYLDVVVGIVNGESMLNGSPINDLNKITKQYNETDKIDHNATIDELFEEQLEVSDIVLVSRSDILNDDQFDVVKNKIQGSLNSSTPVLKSKNGKIDLNYLFDFNFKKETYKEFLTEEHDHNHVELVTDSFKLNYFLEKNDFEKEMSKILDELNILRIKGRIWIPNKSLPLQIQIVGKKINTWFEEAPDNCWRPNDNAGLELVIISFDEKSIQTFNIKIKEKFKILSNPKIAI; this is encoded by the coding sequence ATGAAAAAAAAAATTCCAGTTATTGTTGTTTCGGGATTTCTTGGTTCAGGTAAAACAACTTTTCTAAGATATCTACTAAAAGAGAGTAAAAAAAAATTTGGTTTAATAATTAATGAATTTGGTGATGTTGGAATTGATGGTGATTTGATTAAAAGTTGTGATAAATGTGATGAATCTGAAGACGACTGCGTTATCGAATTAAGCAATGGATGCTTATGTTGTACTGTTCAAGATGACTTTGTTCCATCAATAAAAGCTCTCCTAGAATTTAATCCTCCTATCGAATCAATAATTATCGAAACAAGTGGGTTGGCACTACCAATACCCTTAATTCAAGCACTTAACTGGCCTGAGATTAGGTCTTCCATCTACCTTGATGTTGTTGTTGGTATCGTTAATGGAGAATCAATGCTAAATGGTTCACCAATTAATGATTTAAATAAAATAACAAAACAATATAACGAAACAGATAAAATTGATCATAACGCCACTATAGATGAACTTTTTGAGGAGCAACTAGAAGTTTCTGATATCGTTTTAGTTTCTAGATCAGATATCTTAAATGATGATCAGTTTGACGTTGTAAAAAATAAAATTCAAGGAAGTCTAAATTCATCTACACCAGTCCTTAAATCCAAGAATGGCAAAATTGATTTAAATTATCTATTTGATTTTAATTTTAAAAAAGAAACTTATAAAGAATTTTTAACGGAAGAACATGACCATAATCATGTTGAGCTCGTAACAGATTCATTTAAATTAAATTATTTCCTTGAAAAAAATGACTTTGAAAAGGAGATGTCAAAAATCTTGGATGAATTAAACATTCTTCGAATAAAAGGACGTATTTGGATTCCAAACAAATCATTGCCTTTACAAATACAAATTGTTGGAAAGAAAATTAATACTTGGTTTGAAGAAGCTCCAGACAATTGTTGGAGACCAAATGATAATGCTGGGCTTGAATTAGTAATAATTTCCTTTGATGAAAAATCTATACAAACTTTCAATATAAAAATTAAAGAGAAATTTAAGATTTTAAGTAACCCAAAAATAGCAATTTGA
- the purS gene encoding phosphoribosylformylglycinamidine synthase subunit PurS has protein sequence MDQFAVKVFVRLRPSVLDPAGEATKSASIKLGAEGIKSLRIGKMIEVKIEGNGENEVREKIDLLCDRLFANIVIEDYEYSLEKL, from the coding sequence TTGGACCAATTTGCTGTAAAAGTTTTTGTAAGACTAAGACCCTCAGTTTTAGATCCAGCAGGGGAAGCTACTAAATCTGCTTCTATAAAACTTGGAGCCGAGGGAATAAAATCATTACGTATAGGAAAAATGATTGAGGTGAAAATAGAAGGTAATGGTGAAAACGAAGTAAGAGAAAAAATTGATTTATTGTGTGATAGGTTATTCGCAAATATTGTTATTGAAGATTACGAGTATTCACTAGAAAAATTATAA
- the purQ gene encoding phosphoribosylformylglycinamidine synthase subunit PurQ: MDNFTVGVVVFPGSNCDRDVSWALEGCLDIRTKFLWHESSDLSDVDAIVLPGGFSYGDYLRCGAIARFSPLINALDEFVKSGKRVLGICNGFQILTESGFLPGALTANKNLNFICDDVELDIISSKGGWFNNGGEKQTIKLPIAHGEGRYHCDSDTLKKLVDNELIALRYKNNPNGSSFDIAGITNEKGNVLGLMPHPERACDETIGGTDGLFTLKSLILK, translated from the coding sequence ATGGATAATTTTACTGTAGGAGTTGTTGTCTTCCCTGGTTCTAATTGTGATCGTGATGTTTCATGGGCATTGGAAGGTTGTTTAGACATAAGAACAAAATTCTTGTGGCATGAGTCTTCAGATTTAAGTGATGTAGATGCAATAGTTTTACCTGGAGGATTTAGCTATGGTGATTATTTGAGATGCGGAGCAATTGCGAGATTCTCTCCATTAATAAATGCCTTGGATGAGTTTGTTAAAAGCGGGAAAAGAGTTTTAGGAATTTGTAATGGGTTTCAAATCTTGACAGAATCAGGCTTTTTGCCTGGTGCCCTTACTGCAAATAAAAATCTTAATTTCATCTGTGATGATGTTGAACTTGATATCATTTCTTCAAAAGGAGGTTGGTTTAATAATGGAGGTGAAAAACAAACTATTAAGTTGCCAATAGCGCATGGGGAAGGAAGATATCATTGTGATTCTGATACTTTAAAAAAACTTGTAGATAATGAATTGATCGCTTTGCGATATAAAAATAATCCTAATGGATCCTCATTCGATATTGCAGGTATAACTAATGAAAAGGGAAATGTTCTAGGTTTAATGCCTCATCCAGAGCGTGCATGTGACGAGACAATTGGTGGGACTGATGGTCTCTTTACATTGAAATCATTAATATTGAAATAA
- the fba gene encoding class II fructose-bisphosphate aldolase (catalyzes the reversible aldol condensation of dihydroxyacetonephosphate and glyceraldehyde 3-phosphate in the Calvin cycle, glycolysis, and/or gluconeogenesis), which produces MALVPLRLLLDHAAENGYGIPAFNVNNLEQVQAIMEAAYETDSPVILQASRGARNYAGEIFLRHLILAATETYPNIPVVMHQDHGNEPSTCYSAAINGFTSVMMDGSLEADAKTPASYEYNVAVTKKVVDFAHSVGVSVEGELGCLGSLETGKGEAEDGHGFEGELSTDMLLTDPEEAADFVAKTKVDALAIAIGTSHGAYKFTRKPTGEVLAISRIAEIHKALPNTHLVMHGSSSVPQEWLDIINKYGGEIPQTYGVPVEEIQEGIRNGVRKVNIDTDNRLAFTAAVREAAFADKANFDPRHFNKPARKYMKQVCLDRYKQFWCEGQASKIKQNSTNYFADLYAKGDLDPKVKATV; this is translated from the coding sequence ATGGCCCTCGTTCCACTAAGACTACTTTTAGATCACGCTGCTGAGAATGGTTACGGTATTCCAGCTTTCAATGTTAATAATCTTGAGCAAGTTCAAGCAATCATGGAAGCAGCATATGAAACTGATAGTCCAGTTATCCTCCAAGCTTCAAGAGGGGCAAGAAATTATGCAGGGGAAATTTTCTTACGTCATCTAATCCTTGCTGCTACAGAAACATATCCAAATATTCCAGTTGTAATGCACCAAGACCATGGTAATGAGCCATCAACATGCTATTCAGCAGCAATAAATGGTTTCACATCAGTAATGATGGATGGTTCTCTAGAGGCAGATGCAAAAACACCCGCAAGTTACGAATATAATGTTGCAGTCACTAAAAAAGTTGTAGATTTTGCTCATTCAGTTGGGGTTAGTGTTGAAGGAGAATTAGGTTGCTTAGGTTCATTAGAAACAGGGAAAGGAGAAGCTGAAGATGGTCATGGTTTTGAAGGTGAACTTTCTACAGATATGCTTTTGACTGATCCTGAAGAAGCTGCAGATTTTGTTGCTAAAACAAAAGTTGATGCATTAGCTATTGCTATAGGTACAAGTCATGGTGCTTATAAATTCACAAGAAAACCTACAGGAGAAGTTCTTGCAATAAGCAGAATTGCTGAAATCCATAAAGCACTTCCAAATACACACCTTGTAATGCATGGATCTAGTTCAGTTCCTCAGGAATGGTTGGATATCATTAACAAATATGGTGGTGAAATCCCTCAAACATACGGTGTTCCTGTTGAAGAGATTCAAGAGGGAATAAGAAATGGAGTGAGGAAAGTCAACATTGATACAGATAACAGGCTTGCTTTCACTGCCGCAGTAAGAGAGGCCGCATTTGCTGACAAGGCAAACTTTGACCCAAGACATTTCAACAAACCTGCTAGAAAATACATGAAGCAAGTTTGTCTTGACAGATACAAACAGTTCTGGTGCGAAGGTCAAGCAAGTAAGATCAAGCAAAACAGCACCAATTACTTTGCTGATCTCTACGCTAAAGGTGATTTAGATCCAAAAGTAAAAGCTACTGTTTAA
- a CDS encoding Gfo/Idh/MocA family protein, with translation MNTKNKKLKIAIAGLGFGKKVHLEALKESDYLTPVAIYHYDKKQKSILEKETGLEFFHDWEDLVKSQEIDGIIIATPPESRFKLAKQALENNKNLLLEKPVSISSSEIEELQRISLINNLSVCVDFEYRAVPLFLQTKKLIDENILGDIYLVKLDWLMGSRSDPKRSWNWYSLEEKGGGVIGALGTHAFDMLNWFFGEAINVSGKLATSIKKRPLPNSSDLNDVTSEDVCLANIEISNFSSNLIPCQVSLSSISKNGRGFSLEIYGSEGSLILKSENQKDYVHGFNLKYSNSKNKIQNLTAESSFNFEKTWTDGRIAPVLRIQNLWAESIFNKTPIIPGLCEGLASHKVCEAIRESSKSGLNIKI, from the coding sequence ATGAATACTAAAAATAAAAAATTAAAAATAGCAATCGCTGGACTAGGGTTTGGCAAAAAAGTACATTTAGAAGCGTTAAAAGAGTCGGATTATTTAACGCCAGTTGCTATTTATCATTATGACAAAAAGCAAAAATCAATTTTAGAAAAAGAAACTGGATTAGAGTTTTTTCATGATTGGGAAGACTTAGTTAAATCTCAAGAAATTGATGGGATTATTATTGCCACCCCTCCTGAATCAAGATTTAAGTTAGCAAAACAAGCTCTTGAGAATAATAAAAATTTGCTCCTTGAAAAACCCGTTTCAATATCCTCCTCAGAAATTGAAGAGCTTCAGAGAATATCTTTGATTAATAATTTAAGCGTATGTGTTGATTTTGAATACAGAGCAGTACCTCTTTTCCTTCAGACAAAAAAACTTATTGATGAAAATATCTTAGGAGATATATATTTAGTCAAATTAGATTGGTTAATGGGCAGTAGATCCGACCCCAAAAGATCCTGGAATTGGTATTCATTGGAAGAAAAAGGTGGAGGAGTTATTGGCGCTTTAGGTACTCATGCGTTCGATATGTTGAATTGGTTTTTTGGAGAAGCAATAAACGTGTCTGGAAAGTTAGCAACATCAATAAAAAAAAGACCTTTACCTAATTCATCTGATTTAAATGATGTTACGAGTGAAGATGTATGTTTAGCCAATATAGAAATATCAAACTTCAGCTCGAATCTTATTCCATGTCAGGTATCTTTATCATCGATTTCTAAAAACGGTAGAGGATTTAGTTTAGAAATATATGGAAGCGAAGGTTCACTTATTCTTAAAAGCGAGAACCAAAAAGATTATGTCCATGGTTTTAATTTGAAATATTCAAACAGCAAAAATAAAATACAAAATCTAACTGCAGAATCAAGTTTTAATTTTGAAAAAACATGGACTGATGGGAGGATAGCTCCAGTTTTGAGAATTCAAAATTTATGGGCTGAGAGTATTTTTAATAAAACACCTATCATTCCAGGCTTATGCGAGGGACTTGCAAGTCATAAAGTTTGCGAAGCTATAAGAGAATCGTCGAAGAGCGGGTTAAATATAAAAATATAG
- the accD gene encoding acetyl-CoA carboxylase, carboxyltransferase subunit beta, with product MSLIDWFAARRKDQFVGKVSQDTDEGDGLWVKCSECSQVAYRKDLISNFNVCSNCGHHNRINSDERINIIADKNSFKEFDISLSPTDPLGFKDRRSYADRIKESQAGTGLRDGVVTGICSVNSMPLALAVMDFRFMGGSMGSVVGEKITRIIERATLENFPILIVCASGGARMQEGMLSLMQMAKISGALKKHKEKNLLYMPLLTHPTTGGVTASFAMLGDLILAEPKALIGFAGRRVIEQTLREKLPDNFQTAEYLLEHGFVDVIVKRKDLKDTLTKILKIHGVKELVKANI from the coding sequence GTGTCATTAATCGACTGGTTTGCCGCAAGGCGTAAAGATCAATTTGTTGGGAAAGTTTCCCAAGATACTGACGAAGGAGATGGTTTGTGGGTTAAATGTTCAGAGTGTTCGCAAGTAGCCTATAGAAAAGACCTAATTTCAAATTTCAATGTTTGTAGTAATTGTGGTCACCATAATAGAATTAATAGTGATGAAAGGATAAATATAATTGCTGATAAAAATTCATTCAAAGAATTTGATATTTCACTAAGTCCTACAGATCCTTTAGGTTTTAAAGATAGAAGGTCATACGCTGATCGAATTAAAGAAAGTCAAGCTGGTACAGGTTTAAGAGATGGAGTCGTAACAGGTATCTGTTCTGTAAATTCAATGCCTTTAGCATTAGCTGTTATGGATTTTAGATTTATGGGAGGATCCATGGGTTCAGTAGTTGGCGAAAAAATTACAAGGATAATTGAGAGAGCAACTTTAGAAAATTTTCCAATACTTATTGTTTGCGCATCAGGAGGAGCAAGGATGCAAGAAGGTATGTTAAGTCTCATGCAAATGGCAAAAATATCTGGAGCACTAAAAAAACATAAAGAAAAAAATCTTCTTTATATGCCCTTGTTAACTCATCCAACCACTGGAGGGGTAACAGCCAGCTTTGCAATGTTGGGTGATTTAATTTTGGCGGAACCTAAAGCTCTTATTGGTTTTGCTGGAAGAAGGGTTATAGAACAAACATTAAGAGAAAAATTACCCGATAATTTTCAAACAGCTGAATATCTTCTTGAGCATGGTTTTGTTGATGTAATAGTTAAAAGGAAAGATCTCAAGGATACTCTGACTAAAATTTTAAAAATTCATGGTGTAAAAGAACTTGTAAAAGCAAATATATAA
- a CDS encoding phosphoribulokinase produces MSKRHPVVAVTGSSGAGTSTVKRAFEHIFAREDIVPAVVEGDSYHRFERMPMKKAMAEALSKGENFSHFGPEANLFDKLEELFKIYGETGGGKKRYYLHSLEEAEEHNTRLGTSLEPGQFTPWEDIPEGTDVLFYEGLHGGVEGDGYNVASYADLLVGVVPITNLEWIQKIHRDNAERGYSAETIVDTILRRMPDYINHICPQFSKTDINFQRIPTIDTSNPFICRNIPTPDESFVIIHFRKGAREKWGIDFQYLLGMINDSFMSSPTSIVVNGGKMGFAMELILTPIIHKMIEEKNK; encoded by the coding sequence ATGTCAAAACGTCATCCAGTAGTCGCTGTAACAGGATCATCAGGAGCAGGAACAAGTACAGTAAAAAGAGCCTTTGAGCATATTTTTGCCAGAGAAGATATAGTTCCCGCAGTTGTAGAAGGTGATAGTTACCACAGATTTGAAAGAATGCCTATGAAAAAAGCGATGGCAGAGGCTCTTTCAAAAGGTGAAAATTTCTCTCATTTTGGTCCAGAGGCTAATCTTTTTGACAAGTTAGAAGAACTTTTTAAAATCTATGGTGAAACTGGAGGAGGAAAAAAAAGATATTATCTACATAGTCTTGAAGAAGCAGAAGAACATAATACAAGACTTGGTACATCCCTAGAACCTGGGCAATTTACTCCATGGGAAGATATTCCTGAGGGGACAGACGTACTTTTTTATGAAGGTTTGCATGGCGGGGTAGAAGGTGATGGATACAATGTGGCATCCTATGCTGATTTACTTGTTGGCGTTGTTCCGATAACAAATTTAGAGTGGATTCAAAAAATCCATAGAGATAACGCAGAAAGAGGTTACTCAGCGGAAACCATTGTGGATACGATATTGAGAAGAATGCCTGATTATATAAATCACATCTGCCCACAATTCAGCAAAACCGATATTAATTTCCAGAGAATTCCCACAATTGACACTTCAAATCCTTTTATATGCAGAAATATCCCAACTCCCGATGAGAGCTTTGTGATCATACATTTCAGAAAAGGGGCAAGAGAGAAATGGGGTATTGATTTTCAATACTTGCTTGGAATGATTAATGATTCATTCATGTCAAGTCCAACAAGTATCGTTGTAAATGGTGGGAAAATGGGTTTCGCAATGGAACTAATTCTTACTCCAATAATTCATAAAATGATTGAGGAGAAAAATAAATAA